From a region of the Zingiber officinale cultivar Zhangliang chromosome 4B, Zo_v1.1, whole genome shotgun sequence genome:
- the LOC121975184 gene encoding 20 kDa chaperonin, chloroplastic-like, with protein MAALQPFKYGVVGVRSLPLFEGLRVAPTDGYASSCIGTPGLVLKSRRFSGLVVKSATVISPKYSSIKPVGDRVLVKIKSSEEQTSGGILLPTTAQTKPQSGEVVAVGEGRTIGKIEIKIGVEVGKQVVYSKYAGTELEFNGSNHLLLKEDDLIGILETDDIKGLEPLNDRVLIKVAEAEEKTAGGLLLTQATKEKPSVGTVIAVGPGNRDPDGNWSPVKLAVGSTIMYSKYAGSEFKSSDGAEFIVLRASDVMAILSS; from the exons ATGGCAGCTTTGCAGCCATTTAAATACGGAGTGGTCGGAGTGCGTAGTTTGCCTCTGTTCGAAGGTCTCCGTGTTGCCCCAACCGACGGCTACGCCTCTTCATGCATTGGAACACCAGGGTTGGTGCTAAAAAGTAGGAGATTTTCTGGGCTTGTCGTCAAGTCAGCTACAGTTATCTCTCCGAAG TACTCATCTATCAAGCCTGTGGGTGATAGAGTCCTAGTTAAGATCAAGTCTTCAGAAGAGCAAACCAGTGGAGGAATACTGCTGCCTACTACTGCTCAGACAAAACCTCAAAGTGGTGAGGTTGTTGCTGTTGGAGAAGGTAGAACAATTgggaaaattgaaataaaaattgGAGTTGAG GTTGGTAAACAAGTTGTCTACTCAAAGTATGCTGGAACAGAACTTGAATTCAATGGATCTAATCATCTTTTGCTGAAAGAAGATGACCTCATTGGTATTCTTGAAACGGATGATATCAAGGGCCTAGAACCGCTCAATGATCGAGTTCTAATCAAG GTGGCAGAAGCAGAGGAGAAGACTGCTGGTGGGTTACTGCTGACTCAGGCTACAAAGGAGAAGCCTTCAGTGGGGACG GTGATCGCAGTTGGCCCTGGCAATAGGGATCCTGATGGCAATTGGTCCCCAGTGAAACTTGCAGTCGGGAGCACCATCATGTACTCAAAGTACGCCGGAAGCGAGTTCAAGAGCAGCGATGGCGCAGAATTCATCGTTCTGAGAGCATCTGATGTCATGGCAATCCTCTCTTCTTAG
- the LOC121975185 gene encoding alanine aminotransferase 2-like isoform X1: MPSASRPYSSPAAVIDSDAMDSAAPAVTVESINPKVLGCEYAVLGEIVSHSQRLQHELQNKPGFHPFNEILYFNVGNPQSLGQKAITFFREVLVLCDHPPLLDKSETRALFSGDAIARARHILDVIPGRTTGAYSDSLGVKGLRDAVAAGIASRDGFPANPDDIFLTDGATPAVHIIMQLLIRSEKDGILCPIPQYPLYSASIFLHGGSLVPYYLDESTGWGLEIAELKKQLDEARSKGITVRALVVINPGNPTGQVLAKENQKQIVDFCKSEGLVLLADEVYQDNVYVDDKKFNSFKKIARSMGYEDADLLLVSIQSVSKGYYGECGKRGGYMEVTGFSDEVKEQIRKVATVNLCFSNISGQILVSLVMNPPKIGDESYESFNAEKQGILSSLARRAKVYHHSIIITSLLSRFCVRLCWFIIQALEDAFNGLEGVTCNKAEGAMYLFPRLHLPQKAIEAAKVINSAPDVFYARRLLDATGIVVVPGSGFGQVPGTWHIRCTILPQEEKIPGIISRLHAFHEAFMQQFRD; encoded by the exons CGATTACAGCATGAGTTACAAAACAAGCCCGGGTTTCATCCATTCAATGag ATACTTTACTTTAATGTTGGGAATCCCCAGTCTCTTGGTCAAAAGGCTATCACTTTTTTCCGCGAG GTTCTTGTCCTGTGTGATCATCCACCTCTTTTGGACAAAAGTGAAACTCGTGCTTTGTTCAG TGGTGATGCAATAGCAAGAGCTCGGCATATTCTGGATGTGATTCCTGGAAGGACTACTGGAGCTTACAGTGATAGTTTG GGTGTCAAAGGCTTACGAGATGCAGTTGCTGCTGGAATTGCTTCTCGTGATGGTTTTCCTGCCAATCCAGATGATATTTTCCTAACAGACGGAGCAACTCCTGCA GTGCACATTATTATGCAGTTGCTAATAAGATCTGAGAAAGATGGCATACTCTGCCCCATTCCTCAATATCCGTTGTACTCTGCCTCCATTTTTCTTCATGGCGGCTCTCTT GTTCCATATTACCTGGATGAATCAACTGGATGGGGATTGGAGATTGCAGAGCTTAAGAAACAACTAGATGAAGCTCGATCGAAGGGCATCACAGTGAGGGCGTTAGTTGTGATCAATCCAGGCAACCCCACTGGGcag GTTCTTGCAAAAGAAAACCAGAAGCAAATAGTTGATTTTTGTAAGAGTGAGGGATTGGTTCTTCTGGCAGACGAG GTATACCAGGACAATGTATATGTGGATGATAAGAAATTCAACTCTTTCAAGAAGATTGCAAGGTCTATGGGGTACGAAGATGCAGATCTTCTTTTAGTATCGATTCAGTCGGTTTCTAAAG GTTACTACGGAGAATGCGGTAAGAGAGGAGGGTACATGGAAGTAACTGGCTTCAGCGACGAGGTGAAAGAACAAATCCGCAAGGTGGCAACCGTAAACCTTTGCTTCTCTAACATCTCTGGCCAAATTCTCGTGAGTCTCGTCATGAATCCACCAAAG ATCGGGGACGAATCATATGAATCGTTCAATGCAGAGAAACAAGGGATTCTTTCATCTTTAGCAAGACGAGCAAAGGTATATCACCATAGCATAATCATCACGTCTTTGCTTTCGAGATTTTGTGTCCGTCTTTGTTGGTTTATAATACAGGCTCTGGAAGATGCATTCAACGGGCTAGAAGGCGTAACATGCAACAAGGCTGAGGGTGCAATGTACCTCTTCCCTCGCCTACATTTACCTCAAAAGGCAATTGAAGCCGCCAAGGTTATCAATTCAGCCCCCGACGTGTTCTATGCTCGACGCCTTCTCGACGCCACAGGCATTGTAGTCGTTCCCGGATCAGGCTTCGGGCAG GTACCTGGAACGTGGCACATCAGATGCACCATCCTGCCCCAAGAGGAGAAGATCCCAGGCATCATCTCCAGGCTCCACGCATTCCATGAAGCTTTTATGCAACAATTCCGTGACTAG